The Achromobacter deleyi genome has a window encoding:
- a CDS encoding methyl-accepting chemotaxis protein — translation MFKNLSIRAILTTALGVFFALFLVTGIAVYQQLTSNRTSIEVMLDTNLVRANSLDDAASELLRARVVLLAAQSALLEGKSLDNMASMQRLDGYVTKATGLIDTARKQPELTPEGKPLFDAALAAYDVYARDAIVPLIATIRAGNAKEAGRINLEKVTPLGINFTQAIQQYVDYADEVGQRVARDSATRINAAIVFLIGLLVVVGVLVVGLYVVFARSVFRPLHEAGRLFDRIASGDLTNRIDLRGNNEIGILYAAVKRMQDSLARTVSAVRLGVEEIHTGSREIAAGNIDLSSRTEQQAASLEETAASMDELSSTVKNNAESSRSASQLAVAASEVATRGGQAVGDVVGTMRGIADSSNRIADIVGVIDGIAFQTNILALNAAVEAARAGEQGKGFAVVASEVRALAQRSAAAAKEIKGLIDDSVQKVSVGSDQVEAAGATMQEIVTSVRRVTDIINEISSASEEQSQGIQQVNQAVSQMDSVTQQNAALVEEAAASAASLETQAQRLREAVAVFKLQTGRVIDADAPALGRGGEPALIGA, via the coding sequence ATGTTCAAGAATTTAAGTATCCGCGCAATCCTGACGACCGCCTTGGGCGTCTTTTTTGCACTCTTTCTGGTGACCGGCATCGCGGTCTATCAGCAACTGACGTCCAATCGCACTTCCATCGAGGTGATGCTGGACACCAACCTGGTCCGCGCCAATTCGCTGGACGATGCCGCCTCTGAACTGCTGCGGGCCCGCGTCGTCCTGCTTGCGGCGCAAAGCGCGCTGCTGGAAGGCAAGAGCCTGGACAACATGGCCAGCATGCAGCGCCTGGACGGCTACGTGACCAAGGCAACCGGCCTGATCGACACGGCGCGCAAGCAGCCGGAGCTCACGCCGGAAGGCAAGCCCCTGTTCGACGCGGCCCTGGCCGCCTATGACGTCTACGCGCGCGACGCCATCGTGCCGCTGATCGCCACCATCCGCGCCGGCAATGCCAAGGAAGCCGGCCGCATCAACCTGGAAAAGGTCACGCCGCTGGGCATCAACTTCACCCAGGCCATCCAGCAGTATGTGGACTATGCGGACGAAGTCGGCCAGCGCGTGGCCCGCGACTCCGCCACCCGCATCAACGCCGCGATCGTCTTCCTGATCGGTCTGCTGGTGGTGGTCGGGGTGCTGGTGGTGGGCCTGTATGTGGTCTTTGCGCGCTCTGTCTTCCGTCCCTTGCACGAGGCGGGACGTCTGTTCGACCGCATTGCCAGCGGCGACCTGACCAACCGCATCGACCTGCGCGGCAACAACGAAATCGGCATCCTGTATGCCGCCGTCAAGCGCATGCAGGACAGCCTGGCGCGCACCGTCTCCGCCGTGCGCCTGGGCGTGGAAGAGATCCACACCGGTTCGCGCGAGATCGCCGCGGGCAACATCGACCTGTCCTCGCGCACCGAGCAGCAGGCCGCCTCGCTGGAAGAAACGGCGGCCAGCATGGACGAGCTGTCTTCCACCGTGAAGAACAACGCCGAAAGCTCGCGCAGCGCCTCGCAGCTGGCGGTGGCGGCGTCCGAGGTGGCCACGCGCGGCGGCCAGGCCGTGGGCGACGTGGTCGGCACGATGCGCGGCATCGCCGACAGCTCGAACCGGATCGCGGACATTGTCGGCGTGATCGACGGCATTGCCTTCCAGACCAACATCCTGGCGCTGAACGCCGCCGTGGAAGCGGCGCGGGCGGGCGAGCAGGGCAAGGGTTTCGCGGTCGTGGCCAGTGAAGTGCGCGCCCTGGCGCAGCGCAGCGCGGCCGCCGCCAAGGAAATCAAGGGCTTGATCGACGACTCCGTGCAGAAGGTGTCCGTCGGTTCGGACCAGGTGGAAGCCGCCGGCGCCACCATGCAGGAGATCGTGACCTCGGTGCGCCGCGTGACCGACATCATCAACGAGATCTCCAGCGCCTCCGAAGAGCAGTCGCAGGGGATCCAGCAGGTGAACCAGGCGGTGTCGCAGATGGACAGCGTGACGCAGCAGAACGCGGCGCTGGTCGAAGAGGCCGCCGCATCCGCGGCTTCGCTGGAAACCCAGGCGCAGCGCCTGCGCGAGGCCGTGGCGGTGTTCAAGCTGCAGACCGGCCGCGTGATCGACGCGGACGCCCCGGCCCTGGGCCGCGGCGGCGAGCCCGCGCTGATCGGCGCCTGA
- a CDS encoding ABC transporter substrate-binding protein — MCGAGGASAQSDKVKIAFVTDMSGPYSDFDGVGGLDAIRMAVADFGGKVLGKPIEILSSDHQNKADIASNRARQWWDQDKVDLVIGGSNSSASLAISTIAAEKKKVFISAGAGADSLTEEACTPYTVRYTYSTSAQARGTAAAMVQQGGKSWFMLTADYAFGYSLEKASMDVVQASGGSVTGSTRHPLNTSDFSSYLMKAQASKAQVLGLANGGGDLINSIKTAKEFGVSDKMRLAGLMVFITDIHSLGLDTTAGMYLTDGWYWDLDDRAREFSKRFHERNKKMPTTFQAGDYSAVTTYLKAVERAGTTDSDAVMNALKSMPIDDMFTKGYIRADGAMVHDMYLMQVKSAAASKGEWDYYRKVATIPGEEAYAPTKPGICKLNARI; from the coding sequence ATGTGCGGGGCGGGGGGCGCAAGCGCCCAGAGCGACAAGGTGAAGATCGCCTTCGTCACCGACATGAGCGGGCCGTATTCGGACTTTGACGGCGTGGGCGGGCTGGACGCCATCCGCATGGCGGTCGCGGACTTCGGCGGAAAGGTGCTGGGCAAGCCGATCGAGATTCTCTCGTCCGACCACCAGAACAAGGCCGACATCGCGTCGAACCGCGCACGCCAGTGGTGGGACCAGGACAAGGTGGACCTGGTGATCGGCGGTTCCAATTCGTCGGCCTCGCTGGCGATCAGCACGATCGCCGCCGAAAAGAAAAAGGTCTTCATCAGCGCCGGCGCGGGCGCCGACAGCCTCACCGAAGAGGCCTGCACGCCCTACACGGTGCGCTACACCTATTCCACTTCCGCGCAGGCGCGCGGCACGGCGGCGGCCATGGTCCAGCAGGGCGGCAAGAGCTGGTTCATGCTGACCGCCGACTATGCGTTCGGCTACTCGCTGGAAAAAGCCAGCATGGACGTGGTGCAGGCCAGCGGCGGCTCGGTCACGGGGTCGACCCGGCATCCGCTCAATACCTCCGACTTCTCTTCCTACCTGATGAAGGCGCAGGCATCCAAGGCGCAGGTGCTGGGCCTGGCCAATGGCGGCGGGGACCTGATCAACTCGATCAAGACCGCCAAGGAATTCGGCGTCAGCGACAAGATGCGCCTGGCCGGCCTGATGGTCTTCATTACGGACATCCACAGCCTGGGCCTCGATACGACGGCGGGCATGTACCTGACCGACGGCTGGTATTGGGACCTGGACGACCGCGCGCGCGAATTCAGCAAGCGCTTCCATGAACGCAACAAGAAGATGCCCACCACCTTCCAGGCGGGCGACTACTCCGCCGTCACGACCTACCTGAAGGCCGTGGAGCGCGCCGGAACGACGGACTCGGACGCCGTCATGAACGCGCTCAAGTCCATGCCGATCGACGACATGTTCACCAAGGGCTATATCCGCGCCGACGGCGCCATGGTGCACGACATGTACCTCATGCAGGTCAAGTCGGCCGCAGCCTCCAAGGGCGAATGGGACTACTACCGGAAGGTGGCCACCATTCCGGGCGAGGAAGCCTATGCGCCCACCAAGCCGGGCATCTGCAAGCTGAACGCACGGATCTGA
- a CDS encoding NAD(P)-dependent oxidoreductase: MRRDRRRQEPGMEKIGFIGLGRMGKSMALNLRRAGFELVVLDINQKAVDELATAGAVAGASVADVARQCGIIVTMLPSSKEVEQVALGSDGIFANAAKDSVLMDMSTIDPLATDRLQEQALALGLTVVDAPVGRLAEHADRGESLFMVGASEADFARVRPLLDAMGTTTYHCGPVGTGGRTKLVNNYVAVTLCQVNAEALALSQRFGLDITKTLQVLYGTSASNGQLRMNFPNKVLVGDTAPGFTIDLAHKDMSLIVAAAHAAKVPMPVAAAVHESFSLARAGQFGGIDFSGIADAICHFAQIEKPRVPEGWKPG; the protein is encoded by the coding sequence ATCCGGCGCGACAGACGCCGGCAGGAGCCAGGCATGGAAAAGATCGGCTTTATCGGCTTGGGGCGCATGGGCAAGTCCATGGCGCTGAACCTGCGCCGGGCAGGGTTCGAACTGGTGGTGCTGGACATCAACCAGAAGGCGGTCGATGAACTGGCGACGGCGGGCGCGGTGGCCGGCGCCAGCGTGGCGGACGTGGCGCGGCAGTGCGGCATCATCGTGACGATGCTGCCTTCGTCCAAGGAAGTCGAGCAGGTGGCGCTGGGCAGCGACGGGATTTTCGCCAACGCCGCCAAGGACAGCGTGCTGATGGACATGAGCACCATCGACCCGCTGGCGACCGACCGTCTCCAGGAGCAGGCGCTGGCCCTAGGGCTGACGGTGGTGGACGCGCCTGTCGGGCGCCTGGCCGAACACGCGGACCGGGGCGAGTCGCTGTTCATGGTGGGCGCAAGCGAGGCCGACTTCGCCAGAGTCCGGCCGCTGCTCGACGCCATGGGCACCACCACCTACCATTGCGGGCCGGTGGGTACGGGCGGGCGTACCAAGCTGGTGAACAACTACGTGGCGGTCACCCTGTGCCAGGTGAACGCGGAGGCCCTGGCATTGTCCCAGCGCTTCGGGCTGGACATCACCAAGACGCTGCAGGTGCTGTACGGCACGTCCGCTTCGAACGGGCAACTGCGGATGAACTTCCCCAACAAGGTGCTGGTGGGCGACACAGCGCCCGGCTTCACCATCGACCTGGCGCACAAGGACATGTCGCTGATCGTCGCCGCCGCGCATGCCGCCAAGGTGCCGATGCCGGTGGCCGCGGCCGTGCATGAATCCTTCAGCCTGGCGCGGGCGGGCCAATTCGGCGGGATCGACTTCTCGGGCATCGCGGACGCCATCTGCCATTTCGCGCAGATCGAGAAGCCGCGGGTTCCGGAAGGCTGGAAACCCGGTTGA
- a CDS encoding aldehyde dehydrogenase family protein: MTQKANFINGAWVNGDATLANLNPADPQDVIGQYACASEAQMRQAVEAARAAAPAWERSTTQSRSDILFRAANEILARKEELGALVSREAGKTQAEGLGEVVRAGQIFQFFAGEAVRYGGENLPSVRPDIGVQISRHPVGVVSMITPWNFPIAIPAWKIAPALAFGNTLVLKPSEHTPGVAWELFNILERAGLPPGVANLVNGEGAAAGRALLEGVDAVSFTGSVATGRKIAAAASERMIRVQLEMGGKNPLVVLDDADLDVAVECALNGAFYSAGQRCTASSRLIVADGIHDRFVEALAGRMRKLGVGDPRDPATQIGPVINAQQLEKILGYIELGRSEGATVAEGGKRADASTTGHFLRPTLFTDSSNAMRINREEIFGPVAAVIRVSGYDEALQVANDTPFGLSSGICTTSHKHANHFRLNVRSGLTMVNLPTAGLDYHVPFGGTKASSFGPREQGRYAVDFYTSTKTAYIGY, from the coding sequence GTGACGCAGAAAGCGAATTTCATCAATGGAGCATGGGTGAATGGCGACGCCACGTTGGCGAACCTGAACCCCGCGGACCCGCAGGACGTGATCGGCCAGTACGCCTGCGCCAGCGAGGCGCAGATGCGGCAGGCGGTGGAGGCCGCCCGCGCCGCCGCGCCCGCCTGGGAACGCAGCACCACGCAGTCGCGCAGCGACATCCTGTTCCGTGCCGCCAACGAGATCCTGGCGCGCAAGGAAGAGCTGGGCGCCCTGGTTTCGCGCGAAGCCGGCAAGACGCAGGCCGAAGGGCTGGGCGAGGTCGTGCGCGCCGGCCAGATATTCCAGTTTTTCGCGGGGGAAGCGGTGCGCTATGGCGGCGAGAACCTGCCGTCCGTGCGCCCGGACATCGGCGTGCAGATCAGCAGGCACCCCGTCGGCGTGGTGTCCATGATCACGCCCTGGAATTTTCCGATCGCGATTCCGGCCTGGAAGATCGCGCCGGCGCTGGCCTTCGGCAATACGCTGGTGCTCAAGCCCTCCGAGCACACGCCAGGCGTCGCCTGGGAATTGTTCAATATCCTGGAGCGCGCGGGCCTGCCCCCCGGCGTGGCCAACCTGGTCAATGGCGAAGGCGCGGCGGCTGGCCGGGCCTTGCTCGAAGGCGTGGACGCCGTCAGCTTCACGGGCAGCGTCGCCACCGGCCGCAAGATAGCCGCCGCGGCGTCCGAACGCATGATACGGGTGCAGCTGGAGATGGGCGGCAAGAATCCGCTGGTGGTGCTCGACGACGCCGACCTGGACGTGGCCGTGGAGTGCGCCCTGAACGGCGCCTTCTATTCGGCGGGCCAGCGATGCACCGCAAGCAGCCGCCTGATCGTTGCCGACGGCATACATGACCGCTTTGTGGAGGCGCTGGCAGGCCGCATGCGCAAGCTGGGGGTGGGCGACCCGCGGGATCCGGCCACGCAGATCGGGCCAGTCATCAACGCGCAGCAACTGGAAAAGATACTGGGCTACATCGAGCTGGGGCGCAGCGAAGGCGCCACCGTGGCCGAGGGCGGCAAGCGGGCCGATGCATCCACCACCGGCCACTTCCTGCGGCCGACCCTGTTCACGGACAGCAGCAACGCGATGCGCATCAACCGCGAAGAGATCTTCGGCCCGGTCGCCGCCGTGATCCGGGTGTCGGGCTACGACGAGGCCCTGCAGGTCGCCAATGACACGCCTTTTGGCCTGTCGTCGGGCATCTGCACCACCTCGCACAAGCATGCCAACCATTTCCGGCTCAATGTGCGCAGCGGATTGACGATGGTGAACCTGCCCACCGCCGGCCTGGACTACCACGTGCCCTTCGGCGGAACGAAGGCCTCCAGCTTCGGGCCGCGCGAACAAGGGCGCTATGCGGTGGACTTCTACACGTCCACCAAGACTGCCTACATCGGCTATTGA
- a CDS encoding thiamine pyrophosphate-dependent enzyme: protein MNASATMNRRAAVARILEQRGDALVVASLGNPTYDTSAAGDDDRNFYVWGAMGGACMVALGLALAQPRRQVLAFAGDGEMLMGMGSFATIGVRAPSNLKIIVIDNEHYGETGMQPAHSGRGVDIAGIARACGIADCATLRSERELEERIPGLYQPGLQCLVLKVAAAPEPSSLPPRDGPYLRSRFREAVLGQGKGGHA from the coding sequence ATGAACGCTAGCGCGACAATGAACCGGCGGGCGGCGGTGGCCCGGATACTTGAACAACGCGGCGATGCCCTGGTGGTGGCAAGCCTGGGCAATCCCACCTACGACACCTCGGCCGCCGGCGACGACGACCGGAATTTCTACGTATGGGGCGCGATGGGGGGCGCCTGCATGGTGGCCCTGGGCCTGGCGCTGGCGCAGCCGCGCCGCCAGGTGCTGGCCTTTGCCGGCGACGGCGAGATGCTGATGGGCATGGGATCCTTCGCTACGATAGGCGTGCGCGCGCCGTCGAACCTGAAGATCATCGTGATCGACAACGAGCACTACGGCGAAACCGGCATGCAGCCGGCCCATTCTGGACGCGGCGTGGACATCGCCGGCATCGCCCGGGCCTGCGGCATCGCCGATTGCGCCACGCTGCGCAGCGAGCGCGAACTGGAGGAGAGAATCCCCGGCCTGTACCAGCCGGGCCTGCAATGCCTGGTGCTGAAGGTGGCGGCGGCGCCCGAACCCAGCAGCCTGCCCCCGCGCGACGGCCCCTACCTGCGTTCGCGGTTTCGCGAGGCGGTGCTGGGCCAGGGCAAGGGCGGCCATGCGTGA
- a CDS encoding LysR family transcriptional regulator has product MDIKWLEDFVALSKSRNMFQAAEARSVTHPAFGRRIKALEEWAGVPLVERGRQASTLNAAGRSMLAAAVDVLEILRDTRQALQKPEQERNRKIVIASGKTLAHSVLPGVMASVQQGMPAFQLKVITTTLNYGVDMLADGEVDFLLCHAHEPLYAKIDNPGYRCRRVGADKLVAVSAPVAAGSRHPRHAVPKLASDAPVPFLAYADSMSLGRILHDRLRGLCVVPLLHAMYESDLADALHAMARQGFGLAWLPHTLIESDLGDGTLVRADSARNDIHMEIRLYQSVDNAKPLARQVWGRIEAYAAR; this is encoded by the coding sequence ATGGATATCAAATGGCTGGAGGACTTCGTCGCGCTGTCGAAGTCGCGCAACATGTTCCAGGCCGCCGAGGCGCGCAGCGTGACGCACCCGGCGTTCGGCCGCCGGATCAAGGCGCTGGAGGAATGGGCGGGCGTCCCGCTGGTTGAGCGGGGGCGCCAGGCCAGCACCCTGAACGCCGCCGGCCGCAGCATGCTGGCCGCCGCCGTCGATGTGCTGGAGATCCTGCGCGATACCCGCCAGGCCCTGCAAAAGCCCGAACAGGAACGCAACCGCAAGATCGTCATTGCCTCGGGCAAGACGCTGGCGCATTCCGTGCTGCCCGGCGTGATGGCCAGCGTGCAGCAGGGCATGCCGGCGTTCCAGCTCAAGGTCATCACCACCACGCTGAATTACGGCGTGGACATGCTGGCGGACGGCGAGGTCGACTTTCTGCTGTGCCATGCGCACGAGCCGCTATACGCCAAGATCGACAATCCCGGCTACCGCTGCCGGCGCGTGGGCGCCGACAAGCTGGTGGCGGTCAGCGCGCCGGTGGCGGCCGGCAGCCGCCATCCGCGCCACGCCGTGCCCAAGCTGGCATCGGACGCGCCGGTGCCGTTCCTGGCCTACGCCGACAGCATGTCGCTGGGCCGCATCCTGCACGACAGGCTGCGTGGCCTTTGCGTGGTGCCGCTGCTGCACGCCATGTATGAGTCGGACCTGGCCGACGCGCTGCACGCCATGGCGCGGCAGGGCTTCGGGCTGGCGTGGCTGCCGCACACCCTGATCGAATCCGACCTGGGCGACGGCACGCTGGTGCGCGCCGACAGCGCCCGCAACGACATCCATATGGAGATCCGGCTGTACCAGTCGGTCGACAACGCCAAGCCACTGGCGCGGCAGGTATGGGGCCGCATCGAGGCCTACGCGGCCAGATAG
- a CDS encoding LysR family transcriptional regulator, whose product MDLRQIECFLCLYRNGGMTRAAAELGIVQSALSTQLAKLEKTLKVQLFERSSRGVTPTAAGVDLYKMLLPLSKEVESVRQRMLDLSGGTSGLIRVGTVPSLGASIVPRALSLYTAENKDVTIRLTEAYSAGLVERLDAGELDVAIVNLIQPVRSLETTPLVSEELVLVTASDSALRNVEFGDLPIDALIVPSLGQGLRAIIDPVLKKRSPGARPRLEMDALTPTLELVKSGAWATILPISAIAHELDAGALSVRRIHADMQRQLVVVNHPRRPLSLAAQRFVAALAAEAHDAVSRAQRFMKSLKTRK is encoded by the coding sequence ATGGATCTGCGCCAGATCGAGTGCTTTCTTTGTCTGTACCGGAACGGCGGCATGACGCGCGCCGCAGCCGAATTGGGCATCGTCCAATCCGCCCTGAGCACGCAACTGGCCAAGCTGGAAAAGACCCTGAAGGTCCAGCTCTTCGAGCGCTCCAGCCGGGGCGTCACGCCCACCGCCGCGGGCGTCGATCTCTACAAGATGCTGTTGCCCCTGTCCAAGGAGGTCGAGAGCGTGCGCCAGCGCATGCTGGACCTGAGCGGCGGCACATCGGGTCTCATCCGCGTCGGCACCGTGCCGTCGCTGGGCGCCAGCATCGTGCCGCGCGCCCTCTCTCTTTACACCGCCGAAAACAAGGACGTCACCATCCGTTTGACCGAGGCCTACAGCGCGGGGCTGGTGGAACGGCTGGATGCGGGCGAACTCGATGTCGCCATCGTCAATCTCATCCAGCCGGTGCGCAGCCTGGAAACCACGCCGCTCGTCAGCGAGGAGCTGGTGCTGGTCACGGCGTCGGACAGCGCGTTGCGCAACGTGGAATTCGGCGACCTGCCCATCGACGCGCTGATCGTGCCGTCATTGGGCCAGGGCCTGCGCGCGATCATCGATCCGGTCTTGAAGAAGCGCAGCCCCGGCGCGCGCCCGCGCCTGGAGATGGACGCGCTGACCCCTACGCTGGAGCTGGTCAAGTCGGGCGCGTGGGCCACCATCCTGCCCATCAGCGCCATCGCGCATGAGCTGGACGCCGGCGCCCTGTCGGTGCGGCGGATCCACGCCGACATGCAGCGGCAGCTGGTGGTGGTCAACCATCCGCGCCGCCCGTTGAGCCTGGCCGCGCAACGCTTCGTCGCCGCGCTTGCGGCCGAGGCGCACGACGCCGTGTCGCGCGCGCAGCGGTTCATGAAGTCGCTCAAGACCCGGAAATAG
- a CDS encoding thiamine pyrophosphate-binding protein: protein MAESWPEMVYQNLKEAGITQMAYVPDAGHSQLIKLFEADPDVEAISLTTEEEGVAMLGGAWLGGAKGVLLLQSSGVGNCINMLALIQECRMPFLCLITMRGEWGEFNPWQCPMGQSTEAALRGAGVFVQRVEHGSDVPETVRAASLLAFNSNRAVAVVISQSILGIKNFNK, encoded by the coding sequence ATGGCAGAGAGTTGGCCCGAGATGGTCTATCAAAACCTGAAGGAGGCCGGAATCACGCAGATGGCGTATGTGCCGGACGCGGGGCACAGCCAGCTGATCAAGCTGTTCGAGGCGGATCCGGATGTGGAAGCGATTTCCCTCACCACGGAAGAAGAGGGCGTGGCGATGCTGGGCGGCGCCTGGCTGGGCGGAGCCAAGGGCGTCCTGCTGCTGCAATCCAGCGGGGTCGGCAACTGCATCAACATGCTGGCCCTGATCCAGGAGTGCCGCATGCCGTTCCTGTGCCTCATCACCATGCGCGGCGAATGGGGCGAGTTCAACCCATGGCAATGCCCCATGGGCCAGTCCACCGAGGCCGCGCTGCGCGGGGCCGGCGTGTTCGTGCAGCGGGTAGAGCACGGCAGCGACGTGCCGGAAACGGTGCGCGCGGCGAGCCTGCTGGCGTTCAACTCGAACCGGGCGGTGGCCGTGGTGATCTCCCAGAGCATCCTGGGCATCAAGAACTTCAACAAGTAG
- a CDS encoding alpha/beta fold hydrolase produces the protein MPDAPVLLKSIRSHFLGGTEAVAGGVPMQQQKVVGNASPRLIDMNGGYSVGQLYAQEYRLARPRHPYPVLLWHGGGMTGAQWESTPDGRDGWLWRLLQAGYDVFVSDAPERGRASWAMYPQIYDSAPIFRSKEEAWRLFRIGPASGYAPAGQPRQAYPAQQFPTEAFDAFARQFVPRWLTHGDMALDAYRQLLDLAGPCIVMGHSQGGGFATLLAQEYAATVRAVVALEPTGTPAAATCELPPQLLVWGDHFGADDTWQRYRGQTDAYWNALRAAGQRADVLDLPAAGIAGNSHFCMLDRNSDQIAGLIVDWLDQSLD, from the coding sequence ATGCCCGACGCCCCCGTTCTGCTCAAATCCATCCGCAGCCATTTTCTGGGCGGGACCGAAGCCGTGGCCGGCGGCGTGCCGATGCAGCAGCAAAAAGTGGTCGGCAACGCGTCGCCCCGGCTCATCGACATGAACGGCGGCTACAGCGTCGGCCAGCTGTATGCGCAGGAGTACCGGCTGGCCCGGCCGCGCCATCCCTACCCCGTCCTGCTCTGGCATGGCGGCGGCATGACGGGCGCGCAGTGGGAAAGCACGCCGGACGGCCGCGACGGCTGGCTGTGGCGCCTGCTGCAAGCCGGCTACGACGTGTTCGTGTCCGACGCGCCGGAACGCGGCCGCGCGTCCTGGGCGATGTATCCGCAGATCTATGACAGCGCGCCCATCTTCCGCTCAAAGGAAGAGGCCTGGCGCCTGTTCCGCATCGGCCCGGCCTCGGGCTACGCCCCCGCCGGCCAGCCGCGGCAAGCCTATCCGGCGCAGCAGTTCCCCACCGAAGCCTTCGACGCATTCGCCAGGCAATTCGTGCCGCGCTGGCTCACCCACGGCGACATGGCGCTGGATGCCTACCGCCAACTGCTGGACCTGGCCGGCCCCTGCATCGTGATGGGCCACAGCCAGGGCGGCGGCTTCGCGACCCTGCTGGCCCAGGAATACGCCGCCACCGTACGCGCCGTGGTCGCGCTGGAACCGACCGGCACGCCCGCCGCCGCAACCTGTGAGCTGCCCCCGCAGTTGCTGGTCTGGGGCGACCACTTTGGCGCGGACGACACCTGGCAGCGCTACCGCGGCCAGACGGACGCCTACTGGAACGCCCTGCGCGCGGCCGGCCAGCGCGCCGACGTGCTGGACCTGCCCGCCGCCGGCATAGCCGGCAATTCCCATTTCTGCATGCTGGACCGCAACAGCGACCAGATAGCCGGATTGATCGTCGATTGGCTCGACCAGAGCCTCGACTAA
- a CDS encoding Bug family tripartite tricarboxylate transporter substrate binding protein produces the protein MTFKKSTIALALLTGATLAAGAASAQQADYPGKPIRMIVPFAPGGTADIIGRVFAAQLGTELGATVVVENKAGAGGSIGTRFVADSPADGYILLLASSSTHGTNPAVYKNLTYDASQDFTAITQLVTVPGVLSVTKDFPAADLAALIAQTKANPDRFTYASSGAGGLGNLAMELMKSMTGAKLMHIAYRGAGPAFTDVISGQVSMIWEPVPASLPYIKGGQIRPIAIAADARSPELPDTPTFKEAGLSRYEANAWNGLLAPKGLPEDVKKKLHDASVKALNTPEVKAKMASLGGTVVAGTSDEFQQVITSDVKKWKNVAADAKIQLDQ, from the coding sequence ATGACCTTCAAGAAATCCACCATCGCCCTGGCCCTGCTGACCGGCGCCACGCTGGCCGCCGGCGCCGCGTCGGCCCAGCAGGCCGACTACCCGGGCAAGCCCATCCGCATGATCGTGCCGTTCGCCCCCGGCGGCACGGCCGACATCATCGGCCGCGTGTTCGCCGCGCAGCTGGGCACCGAACTGGGCGCCACCGTGGTCGTGGAAAACAAGGCCGGCGCCGGCGGCTCGATCGGCACGCGCTTCGTGGCCGACTCCCCCGCCGACGGCTATATCCTGCTGCTGGCCTCTTCCAGCACCCACGGCACCAACCCCGCCGTCTACAAGAACCTGACCTACGACGCGTCGCAGGACTTCACCGCCATCACGCAGCTGGTCACCGTGCCGGGCGTGCTCAGCGTCACCAAGGACTTCCCCGCCGCCGACCTGGCCGCCCTGATCGCGCAGACCAAGGCCAACCCGGACCGGTTCACCTACGCCTCCTCGGGCGCGGGCGGGCTGGGCAACCTGGCGATGGAACTGATGAAGTCGATGACGGGCGCCAAGCTCATGCACATCGCCTACCGCGGCGCGGGCCCGGCGTTCACCGACGTGATCAGCGGCCAGGTGTCGATGATCTGGGAGCCGGTGCCGGCATCCCTGCCCTATATCAAGGGTGGCCAGATCCGTCCGATCGCCATCGCCGCCGACGCGCGCTCGCCGGAGCTGCCCGACACGCCGACCTTCAAGGAAGCGGGCCTGTCCCGTTATGAAGCCAATGCGTGGAATGGCCTGCTGGCGCCCAAGGGCCTGCCGGAAGACGTGAAGAAGAAGCTGCACGACGCCTCGGTCAAGGCGCTGAACACGCCCGAAGTGAAGGCCAAGATGGCCAGCCTGGGCGGCACCGTGGTTGCCGGCACGTCGGACGAGTTCCAACAGGTGATCACCAGCGACGTGAAGAAGTGGAAGAACGTGGCGGCCGACGCCAAGATCCAGCTGGATCAATAA